In Halobaculum limi, one DNA window encodes the following:
- a CDS encoding RPA12/RPB9/RPC11 RNA polymerase family protein, with amino-acid sequence MQFCDECGSMMHTEGDTWVCRTCENEERRDSQAEAAMALRDGQQDDGAPAVADATQDPTETMEEPCPADDCDSDRAYYQMMPKPGGSYEVRLFTCVECGHKWRES; translated from the coding sequence ATGCAGTTCTGTGACGAGTGTGGGTCGATGATGCACACAGAGGGCGACACATGGGTGTGTCGCACCTGCGAGAACGAGGAGCGACGAGACTCGCAAGCAGAAGCGGCGATGGCACTCCGGGATGGACAGCAGGACGACGGGGCACCCGCCGTGGCCGACGCGACGCAGGACCCCACCGAGACGATGGAGGAGCCCTGTCCCGCGGACGACTGCGACAGCGACCGGGCCTACTACCAGATGATGCCGAAACCGGGCGGTTCCTACGAGGTTCGGCTGTTCACCTGCGTCGAGTGCGGCCACAAGTGGCGCGAGTCCTGA